The proteins below come from a single Dinghuibacter silviterrae genomic window:
- a CDS encoding M20 metallopeptidase family protein: protein MLREKIQQLADRYSDEFIAIRHHLHAHPELSYQEFQTSAFVQDRLKAWGIPFQVMAVTGVVGLIEGRNPTKRVIALRGDMDALPITEANQVPYTSTHEGVMHACGHDVHTTCLLGAAKILQETRDQWEGTVKLIFQPGEEKNPGGASLMIKEGALENPKPQGIIGLHVHPVLDTGLLSFRPGMVMASADEIYMTIRGKGGHAATPQLTTDTILIASHLVVALQQIISRNRDPFSPSVLSICSIEGGHTTNVIPSEVKLMGTFRAMDEQWRFKAHDLIRREATGLVHSMGGELDLHIDVGYPVLYNQEAFTKKNKALAATYLGDAKVETTELRMASEDFAYYTHVIPGCFFRLGTRNESLGLTSGVHTPTFNIDERAISIGVGTMAWLGANAEV, encoded by the coding sequence ATGCTACGCGAGAAAATCCAACAACTAGCCGACCGATATTCGGATGAATTTATTGCCATCCGCCACCACCTGCACGCCCACCCGGAGCTGAGCTACCAGGAATTCCAAACCTCCGCCTTTGTACAGGACCGGCTAAAGGCCTGGGGCATTCCGTTCCAGGTAATGGCCGTCACCGGCGTCGTAGGGCTGATCGAAGGGCGAAACCCCACCAAACGGGTGATCGCGCTCAGGGGAGATATGGACGCCCTGCCCATCACAGAGGCCAACCAGGTCCCGTATACATCCACCCATGAGGGCGTGATGCATGCCTGCGGACACGACGTCCATACCACCTGTCTGTTGGGCGCCGCTAAAATACTGCAGGAGACCAGGGACCAGTGGGAGGGCACCGTCAAACTCATCTTCCAACCCGGCGAAGAAAAAAACCCGGGCGGCGCCAGCCTGATGATCAAGGAAGGCGCGCTGGAAAACCCCAAGCCGCAAGGAATCATCGGACTCCACGTCCACCCCGTGCTTGACACCGGTCTGCTCAGTTTCCGCCCGGGCATGGTCATGGCCAGCGCCGACGAAATCTATATGACCATCCGGGGCAAGGGCGGCCATGCCGCTACCCCCCAGTTGACCACCGATACCATCCTCATCGCTTCCCACCTCGTGGTGGCCCTGCAACAGATCATCAGCCGGAACCGGGACCCCTTCTCCCCTTCGGTCCTTTCCATCTGTTCCATAGAAGGCGGTCATACCACCAACGTCATTCCCTCGGAGGTCAAGCTCATGGGTACCTTCCGCGCCATGGACGAACAATGGCGTTTCAAGGCCCACGACCTCATCCGCCGGGAAGCCACCGGTCTCGTCCACAGCATGGGCGGAGAACTCGACCTGCACATCGACGTCGGCTATCCGGTACTCTACAACCAGGAAGCCTTTACAAAGAAAAACAAGGCGCTCGCAGCCACCTATCTCGGTGACGCCAAAGTCGAGACAACGGAACTCCGGATGGCCTCGGAAGACTTTGCCTACTACACCCACGTCATCCCCGGCTGCTTCTTCCGCCTGGGTACCCGCAACGAATCCCTCGGCCTCACCTCCGGCGTCCACACCCCCACCTTCAACATCGACGAGCGCGCCATCTCCATCGGCGTGGGGACCATGGCGTGGCTCGGGGCGAATGCCGAAGTCTAA
- a CDS encoding SPOR domain-containing protein, protein MPKAGIALLLPMLLAATGVAAQAAAGASPGGPAFRTDTIGGGTIIVARDTRTDLLIRKQADYNEKVNLTRKYSHGFRIQVLNTTDRSEAITTKTRLLQLFPQEKVYLLYQEPYFKVRLGNFRDREEADAGLQQLNKQFPGSFVIPSAIEPKPEWLKEATDNSPM, encoded by the coding sequence ATGCCCAAAGCAGGAATTGCGCTTCTTTTGCCGATGCTGCTGGCCGCCACCGGTGTGGCTGCGCAGGCGGCGGCCGGCGCTTCGCCCGGGGGGCCCGCCTTCCGCACGGACACCATCGGCGGGGGCACCATTATCGTCGCGCGGGATACCCGTACAGACCTTTTGATCAGGAAACAGGCGGACTACAATGAAAAGGTCAACCTGACCCGGAAATACTCCCATGGCTTCCGCATACAGGTGCTCAACACCACCGACCGCTCGGAAGCCATTACCACCAAAACCCGGCTGCTCCAGCTTTTCCCGCAAGAAAAAGTATACCTGCTCTACCAGGAACCCTATTTCAAGGTCCGCCTGGGTAATTTCAGGGACCGGGAGGAAGCCGACGCCGGGCTCCAGCAGCTCAACAAACAATTCCCGGGGAGCTTTGTGATCCCCTCTGCTATCGAACCAAAGCCGGAATGGCTCAAAGAGGCGACTGACAACAGCCCGATGTAA